In Dromiciops gliroides isolate mDroGli1 chromosome 4, mDroGli1.pri, whole genome shotgun sequence, one DNA window encodes the following:
- the LOC122726721 gene encoding ladinin-1-like: MSVKRKNWSALSSLARQRTLEDEEEQERERRRRHRNLSSTSSEEAPKVTHNGDQPAVERLPSLGEAEAPKRHSFIKDEEDENFQEVLRTRQERRLRRQALEASQSSVKEHLEAEKKEDSPSTELATQEPPAPRKDIVPPPRRRLSQKQRGPWARDEKGLEGGETKEVKTLDQRTVSDPEKTPTQDQNSSRREKEVQRRHQAMTR, translated from the exons CTTGGCAAGGCAAAGGACATTGGAGGATGAGGAAGAACAGGAGCGAGAACGGCGGCGGCGGCACCGAAACCTGAGTTCAACCTCGAGTGAAGAAGCCCCCAAGGTCACCCACAATGGAGACCAGCCAGCAGTGGAGAG GCTCCCAAGCCTGGGGGAAGCTGAGGCTCCCAAGCGTCATTCCTTCATCAAAGATGAAGAGGATGAGAATTTCCAAGAAGTTCTAAGAACGAGGCAGGAACGACGGCTCCGGCGGCAGGCCCTGGAAGCTTCCCAGTCCTCCGTCAAGGAGCACTTAgaggcagagaagaaagaagatagCCCAAGCACGGAGTTGGCCACACAGGAGCCCCCAGCGCCCCGGAAGGACATCGTTCCTCCACCCAGACGAAGATTGAGCCAGAAGCAGAGGGGACCTTGGGCCAGAGATGAGAAGGGTttagagggaggagagacaaaGGAGGTGAAGACATTGGACCAAAGGACGGTATCAGACCCAGAAAAAACACCAACCCAGGACCAGAACAGCtccaggagagaaaaagaggttcAGAGAAGACACCAGGCCATGACCAGATAg
- the LAD1 gene encoding LOW QUALITY PROTEIN: ladinin-1 (The sequence of the model RefSeq protein was modified relative to this genomic sequence to represent the inferred CDS: inserted 5 bases in 3 codons), producing the protein MPGQDQTTQREKEVQKRLQTRGQVDLEKKTASEKMPSQDQRAPEKKITSEKTPGQGQMIPEKKIISEKSASEKASSPEKNMVPEETLAPKKILAGRRXIDSGKTLGQEKGLVSEKGSVSEEYLTPKKLSTRERALAFERTAAQEKXIDPEKGSVREKVMVLKEARPGXNPPVQAQEQKDSERDVLEKKEQKRREASEKSTSSEGPGQERKSEPQAVASRFQPFTLQVKIPSKEEETELTSPSQVTYSSSLRRSSPGPLSFDEHQERKPRDNVYPASVRLPSNTVKLGEKLERYHTAIQRSESVKSPGSSRAEFFVAPVGVASKRSLFEKEQVRNSRAEPALSRKEDLRLSGVVTSRLNLWISRTQEAGGDQDSQVMDSSLFTLS; encoded by the exons ATGCCAGGCCAGGACCAAACAactcagagagaaaaagaggttcAGAAAAGACTCCAGACCAGGGGCCAGGTAGATCTGGAGAAAAAAACAGCTTCAGAGAAGATGCCTAGTCAAGACCAAAGAgctccagagaaaaaaataacttcagaGAAAACACCAGGCCAGGGCCAGATGAtcccagagaaaaaaataatttcagagaaatctgctTCTGAGAAAGCATCATCCCCAGAAAAGAACATGGTCCCTGAGGAAACgttggccccaaagaagatatTAGCTGGGAGAAG CATTGATTCAGGGAAGACATTAGGACAGGAGAAGGGATTAGTTTCAGAAAAAGGGTCAGTCTCTGAGGAATACTTGACCCCCAAGAAGTTATCAACTCGGGAGAGGGCATTGGCTTTTGAGAGGACAGCGGCTCAGGAGAA CATTGACCCAGAGAAGGGGTCAGTTCGGGAAAAAGTAATGGTCCTCAAGGAAGCCAGACCTG GCAACCCCCCAGTTCAGGCTCAAGAGCAGAAGGACTCTGAGAGGGATGTGCtagaaaagaaagagcaaaaaagaaGGGAGGCCTCAGAAAAGTCAACCTCTTCAGAGGGACCTGGACAGGAGAGGAAGTCAGAACCTCAGGCAGTGGCTTCTCGCTTCCAGCCCTTCACCCTCCAG GTGAAGATCCCAAgcaaagaggaagaaacagaattgACCTCTCCAAGCCAGGTCACCTACAGCAGTTCCCTCAGACGCTCCAGTCCCGGACCACTCTCCTTCG atGAACACCAGGAAAGAAAACCCAGAGACAACGTTTACCC tgCCAGCGTGAGGCTTCCAAGCAACACAGTCAAGTTAGGGGAGAAGTTGGAGAGATACCATACAGCTATACAG AGATCAGAATCTGTCAAGTCTCCAGGCTCTTCCCGGGCTGAGTTTTTTGTGGCTCCTGTTGGGGTGGCCAGCAAGAGGAGCCTCTTTGAGAAGGAGCAGGTCAGGAACAGCAGGGCTGAGCCAGCTCTGAGCAGGAAG GAGGACCTGAGACTCTCAGGTGTGGTGACCTCCCGGCTCAACCTGTGGATCAGCAGAACCCAGGAAGCTGGAGGAGACCAGGACTCCCAGGTAATGGACTCCTCCCTGTTCACCCTGAGCTAA